In the genome of Synergistetes bacterium HGW-Synergistetes-1, one region contains:
- a CDS encoding threonine aldolase: MKIMDFRSDTVTKPSEEMRTIMANAEVGDDIYGDDPSSNALSKYAAELTGKEAAIYTCSGTMGNLLAFLSAGRHGESLLAGKRSHIWNAEVGGFSAVAGLCPYPLNDDEGIPKVEDIAPANRADNNIHHPDTTILCLENTHNYTGGIAVSPKRFAEVAREGHRLGFHVHLDGARIFNASVCYGVDVTEFTKEVDSVQFCLSKGLGAPMGSMLCGSHEFIERAMKARKRIGGAQRQVGIAAAAGLYALKNNIPRLSEDHDNAKLLCELLIKGGVHVEEVPNMTNMVFFPMLQSYPTDEYFVSACKERGLLLNALSPRRIRLVTHLDVNREDVERAAGIILEVISQ, from the coding sequence ATGAAAATTATGGATTTTCGCAGTGACACAGTAACGAAGCCCTCGGAAGAAATGCGCACGATCATGGCAAACGCGGAGGTAGGGGACGATATATACGGAGATGATCCATCGTCAAACGCTTTGTCAAAATATGCCGCTGAGCTGACAGGCAAAGAGGCGGCAATCTATACATGTTCAGGAACTATGGGAAACCTTCTTGCTTTTCTCTCCGCCGGACGCCACGGAGAAAGTCTCCTTGCAGGCAAGCGCTCCCATATCTGGAATGCCGAGGTCGGAGGTTTTTCAGCAGTTGCAGGACTTTGTCCATATCCCCTGAATGACGATGAAGGAATTCCAAAAGTCGAAGACATTGCTCCTGCAAACAGGGCGGACAACAACATCCATCACCCGGACACGACCATCCTCTGTCTGGAAAATACTCATAACTATACCGGAGGCATAGCTGTTTCCCCGAAACGATTTGCAGAAGTTGCCAGAGAAGGACACAGGCTAGGGTTCCATGTACATCTTGACGGAGCCAGGATATTCAACGCTTCCGTATGTTACGGAGTTGACGTGACCGAGTTTACAAAAGAAGTGGATTCAGTCCAGTTCTGCCTTTCAAAAGGTCTTGGCGCCCCAATGGGTTCCATGCTCTGCGGATCACATGAATTCATAGAAAGGGCAATGAAAGCCAGAAAGCGCATCGGCGGTGCTCAGCGCCAGGTAGGAATAGCAGCTGCAGCAGGACTTTATGCGCTCAAAAACAACATCCCCAGGCTTTCTGAAGACCATGACAACGCAAAACTTCTGTGTGAGCTCCTGATAAAGGGAGGAGTACATGTAGAGGAAGTGCCTAATATGACTAACATGGTATTTTTCCCGATGCTGCAGAGCTATCCCACAGATGAATATTTCGTAAGCGCCTGTAAAGAACGCGGACTGCTTCTAAACGCTCTTTCTCCGAGAAGGATACGCCTTGTTACACACCTCGATGTCAACAGGGAAGATGTTGAAAGGGCGGCAGGCATAATACTTGAGGTTATCTCTCAGTGA
- a CDS encoding phosphodiesterase: MSVYNIHSKVLGVLSDTHGSYPAWVSALSLFKNADAILHAGDVLYHGPRNAIPGGYTPSDLAEAINSYKGTILIARGNCDAEVDQMVLHPLLAPYVSIWWNGKKILMMHGDNFPLFRQMALDSKADLAISGHTHIASVVREKDTIFLNPGSTTMPKGKDPASAAGVDEKEIRIMTLEGRILHSEKW; encoded by the coding sequence ATGTCTGTCTATAATATCCACAGCAAAGTGCTTGGAGTGCTTTCTGATACCCATGGAAGTTACCCTGCATGGGTATCAGCGCTCTCCCTATTTAAAAACGCAGATGCGATACTGCATGCCGGAGATGTCCTTTATCACGGGCCTCGAAACGCCATACCGGGAGGATACACCCCGTCAGATCTGGCCGAGGCTATCAACAGCTATAAAGGAACGATACTTATCGCAAGGGGAAATTGTGATGCTGAGGTTGATCAGATGGTACTGCATCCTCTGCTTGCCCCTTATGTCTCGATATGGTGGAACGGAAAAAAAATATTAATGATGCACGGCGACAATTTCCCGCTTTTCAGGCAGATGGCTCTTGATTCCAAAGCAGATCTTGCCATTTCAGGACATACTCACATAGCATCTGTTGTGAGGGAGAAAGATACGATCTTCCTGAACCCCGGATCGACAACTATGCCCAAGGGCAAAGATCCGGCCAGTGCCGCTGGTGTTGATGAAAAAGAAATAAGGATCATGACACTGGAAGGGAGAATTTTGCATAGTGAAAAATGGTGA
- a CDS encoding nicotinate phosphoribosyltransferase: protein MPLKRLDSQKDIASYEETEGRLFSATHEELLTGWTTDIYFLKTRDVLRSAGLLETPVVAEVFTRKSGIFAGLEEVLRLFRTFPNQPEVEAIPEGSAFEGKEVLVRIKGTYESFGLYETVLLGMLASSTGWATAAKECVEAAEGRNVLCFGARHVHPAVAPVMERAAKIAGCSAMSCILAAKLCNEEPKGTIPHAAILIVGDTVKLAKLYDAQIPAEEPRIVLVDTFKDEAEETMRVAECLGDKLAGVRLDTPGERGGVTPDLVREIRWRLDIAGYSDVQVIATGGLTPERIKMMNDAGASVYGVGSYITHGKSRDMTMDLKMIDGRPIAKRGRLPGIIDNPRLERVL from the coding sequence ATGCCGCTCAAGAGGCTTGACAGCCAAAAAGACATTGCTTCCTACGAGGAGACAGAGGGTCGTCTTTTTTCTGCAACACACGAAGAACTGCTGACAGGCTGGACAACAGATATTTATTTTTTAAAAACCAGAGACGTGCTCCGTTCAGCAGGATTGCTGGAGACACCTGTCGTAGCTGAGGTATTTACCCGTAAGAGCGGTATTTTCGCCGGACTTGAAGAAGTTCTGCGGCTCTTCAGGACATTCCCGAACCAGCCGGAAGTTGAAGCCATCCCTGAGGGATCTGCTTTTGAGGGTAAAGAGGTTCTGGTGAGGATCAAGGGAACATACGAATCATTTGGCCTTTATGAAACAGTTTTACTCGGCATGCTTGCCTCATCTACAGGATGGGCCACAGCAGCTAAGGAATGTGTGGAAGCAGCTGAGGGCCGCAATGTGCTTTGTTTTGGAGCAAGACATGTTCATCCCGCTGTCGCTCCGGTAATGGAAAGAGCGGCGAAGATAGCCGGGTGCAGTGCGATGAGCTGCATTCTGGCCGCAAAGCTGTGCAATGAAGAACCAAAGGGAACCATCCCCCATGCTGCCATATTGATAGTAGGGGACACGGTTAAGCTTGCTAAGCTTTATGATGCTCAGATCCCTGCAGAAGAACCTCGTATAGTCCTTGTTGATACTTTCAAGGATGAAGCAGAAGAGACTATGCGCGTCGCAGAATGCCTGGGCGATAAGCTTGCCGGTGTAAGACTTGACACACCGGGTGAGCGCGGCGGCGTTACCCCGGATCTGGTTCGTGAGATCAGATGGCGCCTTGATATTGCCGGTTACAGCGATGTACAGGTGATAGCTACAGGCGGACTTACCCCCGAACGCATAAAGATGATGAACGATGCCGGAGCAAGCGTTTACGGAGTCGGCAGTTATATAACCCATGGAAAGTCAAGGGATATGACCATGGACCTGAAAATGATCGACGGAAGGCCTATCGCCAAGCGCGGACGTCTTCCCGGAATAATTGATAATCCGAGGCTTGAACGCGTACTCTAG
- a CDS encoding 50S ribosomal protein L13 gives MIGTRSFMAKGAEVERKWYVIDASDKHLGRLAVQVARILIGKHKPTYTPHVDTGDFVVVVNAEKIGLTGKKLLQSTIITHSLYPGGLKTLTYQQVLERRPERLIERVVWGMLPKTKLGRDMYRKLKVYAGPSHPHEAQKPEQID, from the coding sequence ATGATAGGCACACGTTCTTTCATGGCTAAGGGTGCGGAAGTTGAGCGCAAATGGTATGTGATCGACGCATCAGATAAACACCTTGGCCGTCTTGCAGTACAGGTAGCCCGTATACTTATTGGGAAACACAAGCCAACATACACGCCGCACGTTGATACCGGCGATTTTGTTGTTGTTGTAAACGCGGAGAAGATCGGGCTTACAGGCAAAAAACTCCTGCAGTCCACGATCATCACACACAGCCTTTACCCGGGCGGACTAAAGACTCTCACGTACCAGCAGGTACTTGAACGCCGTCCCGAACGTCTGATCGAGAGGGTCGTATGGGGTATGCTTCCCAAGACCAAACTTGGACGTGATATGTATCGTAAACTTAAAGTATATGCCGGTCCGAGCCATCCACACGAGGCTCAGAAACCAGAGCAGATAGACTAG
- a CDS encoding ABC transporter ATP-binding protein, which translates to MSIEEGAVYGFLGPNGSGKSTTIRMLCGLLAPTSGVGLVLGMDLAKEGRKIKNQVGYMSQKFSLYPEMTVIENLDLYSGLYGLKGAEKKERIEQMLALAGLQGREDEQTRLLSGGWRQRLALGCAILHRPKILFLDEPTSGVDPKARRLFWDIIYDLAADGTTIMVTTHFMDEAEHCDKVAFIYFGGLIADDTPADLKKLIPGKLFEVDSENGFELLGRVQRGEAGSVIDSYFFGKKLHLLVSQDSSIKNEAIFEGSFVKEITPSMEDVFAYLVKKESAKELDGGRISGTGEIRLNIDVSTAKEG; encoded by the coding sequence ATGTCGATTGAAGAGGGTGCGGTGTATGGTTTCCTTGGACCTAACGGTTCCGGGAAATCCACAACCATCAGAATGCTCTGCGGTCTGCTTGCACCAACATCTGGAGTTGGGCTTGTCCTTGGGATGGATCTTGCCAAAGAGGGGAGAAAGATAAAAAACCAGGTTGGCTATATGTCTCAGAAGTTCAGTTTATATCCTGAAATGACAGTTATAGAAAATCTGGATCTCTACTCCGGCCTATATGGTTTAAAGGGAGCAGAAAAAAAGGAAAGAATAGAGCAGATGCTTGCGCTTGCTGGCCTTCAGGGAAGGGAAGACGAACAGACAAGACTGCTCTCGGGAGGCTGGAGACAAAGGCTGGCACTTGGGTGCGCGATTCTGCACAGGCCCAAAATACTTTTTCTGGATGAACCGACAAGCGGAGTTGACCCTAAGGCAAGGCGCCTTTTCTGGGACATCATATACGATCTTGCTGCGGACGGAACCACGATAATGGTAACTACCCACTTTATGGATGAGGCCGAACACTGTGATAAAGTGGCGTTCATATACTTTGGCGGCCTTATCGCTGACGATACGCCTGCGGATCTGAAAAAGCTTATTCCAGGAAAGTTATTCGAAGTGGATTCAGAGAACGGATTTGAACTCCTTGGCAGGGTACAGCGGGGTGAAGCGGGATCTGTAATCGATTCATACTTTTTCGGGAAAAAGCTCCATCTGCTTGTCAGCCAAGACAGCAGTATAAAAAACGAGGCAATATTCGAAGGATCTTTCGTTAAAGAAATAACACCATCCATGGAGGATGTCTTTGCATACCTTGTAAAGAAAGAATCAGCTAAGGAACTGGATGGCGGAAGGATCTCCGGCACAGGGGAGATCAGGCTGAATATTGACGTAAGCACGGCAAAAGAGGGATAG
- a CDS encoding ABC transporter ATP-binding protein — MKDAEQEICLSYKEVGKKFKNISALDDIYLEVHRGEIFGFIGPDGAGKTTLIRMAMGITNPDRGECTLLGSTDRRKARKNAGYVPQLFSLYTDMTVNENIALFGSLYGTSREIVLKRAEAILKRTGLWPFRERMVGKLSGGMKQKLALASGLMHTPEILFLDEPTTGVDPVARREFWAMLYELNREGLTIIVSTPYMDEAELCTRKMFINNGKILDVGTSEELLSRFDNKILKLELDERRAKEWILKCVHVHDANLFGSSYHIVVDDVVAAAREIKEELVLRYTEAPQLYEITPSLEDLFVAFSGGTPSCPR; from the coding sequence ATGAAAGACGCGGAACAGGAAATTTGTCTGAGCTACAAAGAGGTAGGGAAGAAATTTAAAAACATCTCCGCTCTTGATGATATATATCTGGAAGTGCACAGGGGGGAGATATTTGGATTCATCGGTCCTGACGGAGCAGGCAAGACTACGCTGATAAGGATGGCGATGGGGATAACCAATCCTGACAGAGGGGAATGTACCCTTCTGGGCAGCACCGACAGACGTAAGGCTAGAAAGAATGCCGGATACGTACCCCAGCTTTTTAGTCTATATACAGATATGACAGTAAATGAAAACATTGCCCTTTTTGGTTCGTTATACGGTACTTCCAGAGAAATTGTCCTTAAAAGAGCAGAAGCGATACTCAAACGTACCGGCCTGTGGCCTTTCAGGGAGAGGATGGTCGGAAAGCTTTCAGGAGGCATGAAGCAGAAACTGGCGCTTGCCTCGGGACTGATGCATACTCCTGAAATACTCTTTCTGGATGAGCCAACGACAGGAGTAGACCCGGTCGCACGAAGGGAATTTTGGGCGATGCTTTATGAGCTTAACAGAGAGGGACTGACAATAATAGTTTCAACTCCATATATGGACGAGGCGGAACTATGCACCCGCAAAATGTTCATCAACAATGGGAAAATACTTGATGTGGGTACTTCTGAAGAACTTCTTAGCCGTTTTGACAATAAAATACTTAAGCTGGAACTTGACGAAAGGCGTGCCAAGGAGTGGATTTTGAAGTGCGTGCATGTTCATGACGCTAATTTGTTTGGCAGCAGCTACCACATAGTTGTAGATGATGTTGTGGCGGCGGCCCGGGAGATAAAAGAAGAACTTGTTCTGAGATATACCGAAGCCCCTCAGCTTTACGAGATAACGCCAAGTCTTGAAGACCTTTTTGTCGCCTTTTCGGGAGGTACTCCCTCTTGCCCCAGATAG
- a CDS encoding magnesium transporter has translation MLKISKTFDDRLLELDQDNIESGSWISLIKPTAEELILTERLTKAPQDFVRSALDPEESSRIEIEDNHILVLINVPVNHEDRPGEYDTIPLGIIVTPDFFVTICQEYNDILQSFTESRYRYFSTYKRTRFLFQLLYHSALLFLKDLRQMARKSDRIEQDLRLSMKNEELFQLLDLQKGLTYYSMSLRSNRVVVERLLRLCSNPQVNHLIKFREEDEELLDDVRVEYDQSIEMAQIQTDVLAGMMDAFASVISNNLNMVMKFLASVTIVMAIPTMIASFFGMNVPVPWASHPMGFFIVGMVTMALTIVTIVLLWKKKFF, from the coding sequence ATGCTCAAAATTTCAAAGACATTTGACGACAGGCTCCTTGAACTTGATCAGGACAATATCGAATCAGGATCATGGATAAGCCTGATAAAACCAACAGCAGAGGAACTTATATTAACTGAGAGATTAACAAAAGCTCCTCAGGACTTCGTAAGATCTGCACTTGACCCGGAAGAATCCTCCCGTATTGAAATAGAAGACAATCACATCCTTGTCCTTATAAACGTTCCTGTCAACCACGAAGACAGACCCGGAGAGTACGATACCATACCTCTCGGAATAATCGTCACGCCTGATTTTTTTGTGACGATCTGCCAGGAGTACAACGATATCCTCCAAAGCTTCACAGAGAGCAGATACAGGTATTTCAGTACCTATAAAAGAACCAGGTTCCTGTTCCAGCTTTTGTATCATTCCGCACTGCTGTTCCTGAAAGACCTGAGACAGATGGCCAGGAAATCGGACAGGATAGAGCAGGATCTGCGCCTGTCAATGAAGAACGAAGAGCTATTTCAGCTCCTGGACCTTCAGAAGGGGCTTACATACTACTCAATGTCACTGCGTTCCAACAGAGTAGTCGTTGAACGCCTGCTTCGCCTTTGTTCCAATCCCCAGGTCAACCATCTGATCAAGTTCAGGGAAGAGGATGAGGAACTGCTCGATGACGTGAGGGTCGAATACGATCAGTCTATTGAAATGGCTCAGATCCAGACAGATGTTCTTGCCGGCATGATGGATGCTTTTGCCTCCGTTATCTCCAACAACCTGAACATGGTCATGAAATTCCTTGCCTCAGTAACGATAGTGATGGCGATCCCTACAATGATCGCAAGCTTCTTCGGAATGAATGTTCCTGTCCCTTGGGCATCCCATCCAATGGGGTTCTTTATTGTCGGGATGGTAACGATGGCGCTGACTATAGTTACCATAGTCCTGCTCTGGAAGAAAAAGTTTTTCTAG
- the rdgB gene encoding non-canonical purine NTP pyrophosphatase, RdgB/HAM1 family, translated as MKIILASGNRNKYREMKDAFAPIGIELLYGGDFDTKTDVEETGSSYEENALLKAKAWSKALGLPAMADDSGLEVFALGGAPGIRSARAVPGTDKDRTNWLLSRMKDIKDRRARFVSCIAVVFPHREEPLVYEGSCSGAIALKSSGMSGFGYDPIFIPDGYDQTFSELGDQVKTKISHRALAIKGIAEMLIPVLQYYAVRTMENSRSVQE; from the coding sequence ATGAAGATAATTCTTGCAAGCGGCAACAGAAATAAGTACCGTGAAATGAAAGATGCATTTGCGCCGATAGGAATAGAACTTCTTTACGGCGGAGATTTTGATACTAAGACAGATGTAGAGGAAACAGGAAGCAGCTACGAAGAAAATGCTCTGCTGAAAGCGAAGGCCTGGTCGAAGGCGCTTGGTCTGCCTGCAATGGCTGATGACAGTGGTCTGGAAGTATTCGCTCTCGGAGGAGCTCCCGGGATACGTTCAGCCCGTGCCGTTCCGGGTACTGACAAGGATAGAACGAACTGGCTGCTTTCGAGAATGAAAGACATTAAGGATAGAAGGGCACGCTTTGTTTCGTGCATCGCAGTTGTCTTTCCTCACAGAGAAGAACCTCTTGTTTATGAAGGCAGCTGCAGCGGGGCGATAGCATTAAAGTCATCCGGAATGAGCGGCTTCGGTTATGACCCGATATTTATACCTGACGGCTATGACCAAACTTTTTCTGAACTTGGAGACCAGGTAAAAACCAAAATTTCTCATAGAGCCCTTGCAATAAAAGGTATAGCGGAAATGCTAATACCTGTGTTACAATACTATGCTGTACGTACTATGGAAAATTCCCGGTCTGTCCAGGAGTAA
- a CDS encoding 30S ribosomal protein S9: MAVKKKETAAPVSFIWGTGRRKNAIARVRICEGDGKFLINNREVNDYLPRFYWSTQAVEALKVAGIEGKIDVFVNAHGGGLTGQAGAVRLGVARAILKMYPAARPSLKKAGLLTRDSRMVERKKVGLKGARAAKQFSKR, translated from the coding sequence ATGGCAGTTAAGAAAAAAGAAACAGCGGCCCCCGTATCCTTTATTTGGGGTACAGGCAGAAGAAAGAACGCTATCGCCCGAGTACGCATCTGCGAAGGCGACGGTAAGTTCCTTATCAACAACAGAGAAGTTAACGACTATCTCCCGCGTTTTTACTGGTCTACACAAGCTGTTGAAGCGCTGAAAGTAGCCGGCATCGAGGGCAAGATCGATGTATTCGTCAATGCCCACGGCGGCGGACTTACAGGTCAGGCAGGTGCAGTGCGCCTTGGTGTCGCAAGAGCGATCCTGAAGATGTACCCCGCAGCACGCCCCTCCCTTAAGAAGGCCGGACTTCTTACCCGCGACTCACGCATGGTTGAACGTAAGAAGGTCGGACTCAAAGGAGCAAGAGCAGCCAAGCAGTTCTCAAAGCGTTAG
- a CDS encoding ribonuclease PH, with protein sequence MMRIDGRELFELRPIKFQRNFSRYAEGSVLVEWGNTKVLCTASVEDKVPPFMRGTGKGWISAEYSMLPRSTHQRTQRDISKGKLNGRGTEIQRLIGRSLRAAVDMTKLGEKTIWIDCDVLQADGGTRTASISAGFVALFDALRWMVSCSQIDEIPVKTQIGAVSAGKVSGVSMLDLCYEEDSAADVDANIIMTSKGEFVELQGTGEGGVFSRAELDEILFLGWKGISEIHRIQAEALELTEEEKAIFLR encoded by the coding sequence ATAATGAGAATTGATGGAAGAGAACTATTTGAACTCAGACCGATAAAGTTCCAAAGGAATTTCAGCAGATACGCGGAAGGGTCGGTTCTTGTTGAATGGGGCAATACCAAGGTTCTCTGCACTGCTTCTGTAGAAGACAAGGTCCCCCCGTTTATGAGGGGAACCGGCAAAGGCTGGATAAGCGCTGAATATTCAATGCTGCCCAGGTCCACCCACCAGAGGACTCAGAGGGATATAAGCAAAGGGAAACTCAACGGCAGGGGGACTGAGATACAGAGACTGATCGGTCGGTCGCTTCGTGCAGCTGTCGATATGACCAAACTTGGAGAAAAAACCATCTGGATCGACTGCGATGTGCTGCAGGCTGATGGCGGGACAAGGACGGCTTCTATCTCGGCTGGTTTTGTTGCGCTTTTTGATGCGTTAAGATGGATGGTATCCTGCTCGCAGATAGATGAGATACCTGTCAAGACACAGATAGGAGCTGTCAGTGCCGGCAAGGTCAGCGGGGTGTCGATGCTGGATTTGTGCTACGAAGAAGATTCCGCCGCAGATGTGGATGCCAACATCATAATGACCTCAAAGGGAGAATTCGTAGAACTGCAGGGCACCGGTGAGGGAGGAGTATTCTCGAGGGCTGAACTGGATGAGATATTGTTCCTGGGATGGAAAGGAATCAGCGAGATCCATCGGATACAGGCCGAAGCCCTTGAACTTACAGAAGAGGAAAAGGCGATTTTTTTAAGATGA
- a CDS encoding phosphatase: MILIDMHVHSNYSDGTLSVESIAKAAKKRHMAFVSLTDHDTTEGLAPFMSACKEYGVEGLTGIELSADSDYTLHILGFRIDPSNGALQKRLNEIRDHRNARNHRICKKLQELGFDVQIEDVSLLSRGQVVARPHIARLMLQKGYVSSIGEAFTKYIGFGGSAHVSRARLAAEECISLITDAGGLAVLAHPAQSYLEDEKMDRLLRHLKDNGLWGIEALYSGHSPEQTYNYLKLADKFDLYATAGSDFHGSNSHGVDLGVAVSEDFLPWARLGVKI; encoded by the coding sequence ATGATCTTGATAGATATGCACGTCCACAGCAACTATTCTGACGGGACGCTAAGCGTAGAGTCAATAGCCAAAGCTGCGAAGAAACGGCACATGGCCTTTGTGAGTCTCACTGACCACGACACAACAGAGGGCCTCGCCCCTTTCATGTCTGCGTGTAAAGAATATGGGGTGGAAGGTCTTACGGGCATAGAACTTTCCGCGGATTCAGATTATACGCTTCACATCCTGGGCTTTCGGATAGACCCATCTAATGGGGCTCTCCAGAAGAGACTTAATGAAATAAGAGACCACAGGAATGCCAGAAACCACAGGATATGTAAAAAATTGCAGGAACTGGGTTTTGATGTACAAATAGAAGATGTTTCCCTCCTCTCAAGGGGGCAGGTCGTTGCAAGGCCTCACATAGCGAGGTTGATGTTGCAGAAGGGATATGTTTCAAGCATAGGGGAAGCTTTTACAAAATATATAGGCTTTGGAGGAAGCGCACATGTGTCAAGGGCAAGACTCGCCGCAGAGGAATGCATTTCTCTCATCACCGATGCAGGCGGGCTCGCAGTACTTGCACATCCGGCCCAGAGTTATCTTGAAGATGAAAAAATGGATCGGCTTCTGCGGCATCTTAAAGACAATGGCCTTTGGGGTATCGAAGCGCTTTATTCCGGACACAGCCCTGAACAGACATACAATTATCTTAAACTGGCCGATAAATTCGATCTTTATGCGACTGCAGGATCAGATTTCCATGGTTCAAACAGTCATGGTGTTGATCTTGGCGTTGCAGTCAGCGAAGATTTTCTTCCCTGGGCCAGGCTAGGGGTTAAAATATAG
- the secG gene encoding preprotein translocase subunit SecG: protein MKILLGILHILVCVALIGVIMMQHRKSGGFTGAFGGGGTQADTGGTWQRMSSLTKITAGLMLAFMVLSILQVVVR, encoded by the coding sequence GTGAAAATCCTTCTTGGAATCCTTCACATCCTTGTTTGTGTAGCTCTTATTGGAGTTATAATGATGCAGCACAGAAAAAGCGGTGGATTCACCGGAGCTTTTGGCGGAGGCGGAACTCAGGCAGATACGGGAGGAACATGGCAGCGCATGTCATCTCTGACCAAAATCACTGCAGGACTAATGCTCGCATTTATGGTCCTATCCATCCTGCAGGTTGTCGTAAGATAG
- a CDS encoding TldD/PmbA family protein, with product MTEFLSREEVESISNWMLDEALRGGVSGADVLYSEGAGSGLSLKDGEIEECVTGFTAGIGVRTIMSDGRQGISYGNRLDKLSLRELVEWSLFNCRNSEPEEGIMLYEGKLVSDPSLDLEDPEITAVTPQKRMEFCRVMTESAMSADSNIISVRSASWNDGWGSSFYCTSTGLEGWERGSSASCGVTVIAGDGRNTEMGGHGEESRRLDELDIRKIALKAVEKTVSALGGTPMKTGPYTIVIEPETAASLVDVIGDLFCAPEIHKGRSLMAERLNLKVASPCVTLVDDGRIPWKAGTGSWDAEGVPTGRTLLIKDGIARSYLYNLQYAWKDGVTSTGNACRGMSSLPDVGTSNLLLEAGSETPGSLISGVSSGLFLTELMGLHTIDPISGDFSVGAKGHLIENGMITRPVSGVTIASNLMDFLNNIVAVGSDLTFFGSTAAPTLVVENIVVAGE from the coding sequence GTGACCGAATTCCTTTCCCGCGAAGAAGTTGAATCCATCTCTAATTGGATGCTGGATGAGGCTCTGCGCGGAGGGGTATCCGGAGCCGACGTGCTCTATTCGGAGGGTGCAGGCTCCGGCCTCTCCCTCAAGGATGGGGAGATCGAAGAGTGTGTGACAGGTTTTACGGCAGGCATTGGCGTCAGGACGATCATGTCTGACGGCAGGCAGGGCATATCCTATGGAAACAGGCTTGACAAGCTTTCCCTCCGGGAATTGGTGGAGTGGAGCCTTTTCAACTGCAGGAATTCTGAACCGGAAGAAGGCATTATGCTTTACGAGGGAAAGCTGGTCTCTGATCCCTCGCTTGATCTGGAAGATCCGGAGATCACAGCCGTTACACCTCAGAAGAGGATGGAATTCTGCCGCGTCATGACAGAGAGCGCAATGTCTGCCGACAGCAATATAATCTCTGTGAGGAGCGCATCCTGGAATGACGGATGGGGATCTTCCTTTTACTGTACAAGCACCGGACTTGAAGGCTGGGAGCGTGGAAGCAGCGCAAGCTGCGGAGTTACAGTCATTGCAGGTGATGGAAGAAATACCGAGATGGGCGGTCATGGTGAAGAGTCAAGAAGACTTGATGAACTCGACATAAGGAAGATCGCCCTTAAAGCTGTGGAGAAGACAGTCTCGGCTCTAGGCGGTACCCCTATGAAGACCGGCCCTTACACTATAGTGATCGAACCTGAGACCGCTGCATCGCTGGTTGATGTCATAGGTGATCTGTTCTGCGCCCCGGAGATACATAAGGGGAGGTCCCTGATGGCGGAACGGCTGAATTTAAAGGTGGCATCACCCTGCGTGACTCTTGTCGATGACGGAAGGATCCCCTGGAAAGCAGGCACAGGTTCATGGGATGCGGAAGGAGTTCCGACAGGCAGGACATTGCTCATCAAAGATGGCATTGCCCGCTCTTACCTGTATAATCTTCAGTACGCATGGAAAGACGGGGTCACATCAACCGGAAATGCATGCAGGGGAATGTCTTCTCTGCCTGATGTCGGTACGTCCAACCTCCTGCTTGAGGCCGGAAGCGAAACGCCGGGATCTCTGATCTCAGGAGTAAGCTCGGGCCTTTTCCTGACAGAATTGATGGGACTTCATACAATAGACCCGATCAGCGGTGATTTCTCGGTAGGAGCAAAGGGACATCTGATCGAGAACGGAATGATCACGAGACCTGTGAGCGGCGTCACGATAGCGTCGAACTTGATGGACTTTTTAAATAATATAGTTGCAGTCGGTTCCGACCTTACCTTCTTCGGATCAACTGCGGCCCCGACATTGGTGGTGGAAAACATTGTTGTTGCAGGTGAATAA